The DNA region GCTGGTGATCGACGACATCCTCGACGAAGGCCACACGCTGGTCGCGATCCGCAAGGCGCTGGAAGGCTTCGCGCCGCTGAGCCTGAAAGTCGCCGTGCTCGCCGAAAAGCTGCACGACCGCCGCGCCGCCGGCGCCCACGCCGAGTTCATCGGCTTCAGCGTCATCGACCGCTACGTGTTCGGTTGCGGCATGGACTACCAGGAATACTGGCGCCAGCTGCCGGCGATCTATGCGCTCAAAGACGCCTGATCGCAGCGCCACAGGCTTCATCTCTTACTGATCTCACCTCCCATGTCGACGTCCAGCCCGCAAATCCCGAACGCCAAGGTCGCCGTCATCGGCGGCACCGGCATGAACCAGTGGCCAGGCCTGGCGATCATCGAATCGGTGGTCGTCGAAACGCCTTACGGCGCGCCATCGGCGCCGCTGGTGAAAGGCCGGATTGCCGGCGTCGAGGCGATCTTCCTGGCTCGCCATGGCGAGGGCCACAAGATTCCACCGCATGCGATCAACTACCGCGCCAATCTCTGGGCGCTGAAGGCCGCGGGTGTGCAGAACGTCATCGCGATCGCTGCGGTCGGCTCGATCGCCGAATGGTTCGCGCCCGGCGATGTCACCGTGCCAGACGATGTCATCGACTACAGCTGGGGCCGCGAGCACAGCTATTCCGATGGCAGCATTGGCAGCGAGCTCAAGCACGTCGAATTCGAGCATCCGTACGCGCCAGTCTTGCGCAAGAGCTTGCTCGATGCCGCCCAAGCGGCAGCAGTCGCCGCCCATGACGGCGGCACGATGGCGGTGACCCAGGGCCCGCGCCTGGAATCGCCGGCCGAAATCCGCAGACTGAAGCAGGATGGCTGCGCGATGGTCGGCATGACCGGCATGCCGGAAGCCGGCCTCGCTGCCGAACTCGGCCTGGCCTATGCCTGCCTCGCGGTCAGCGTCAACTGGGCGCCGGGCATCGGCAGCGGCGACATTCACGGCCAGATCGAACTCTGGGTCGCCACCAGCATGGCCAAGGTGAGGGCGATTCTCGAGCGGGCGCTGCCGGTGTTGGCGAGTTGAAGCCTTTTCGCAATGTTGCGTGGTCTCAAGTATTGCCCTGGACTGT from Nevskia ramosa DSM 11499 includes:
- a CDS encoding S-methyl-5'-thioinosine phosphorylase, translating into MSTSSPQIPNAKVAVIGGTGMNQWPGLAIIESVVVETPYGAPSAPLVKGRIAGVEAIFLARHGEGHKIPPHAINYRANLWALKAAGVQNVIAIAAVGSIAEWFAPGDVTVPDDVIDYSWGREHSYSDGSIGSELKHVEFEHPYAPVLRKSLLDAAQAAAVAAHDGGTMAVTQGPRLESPAEIRRLKQDGCAMVGMTGMPEAGLAAELGLAYACLAVSVNWAPGIGSGDIHGQIELWVATSMAKVRAILERALPVLAS